The following are from one region of the Capsicum annuum cultivar UCD-10X-F1 chromosome 1, UCD10Xv1.1, whole genome shotgun sequence genome:
- the LOC107848670 gene encoding uncharacterized protein LOC107848670 translates to MLGKRVCSGWRPFLVLCLSLFIVFLHIMSVLELRQHSAAEVPQRKQYKKFDHLVFGPAAGEGLSDRLQCKGNKALTNTYFGASSKNLKAGSNISIVTVFATYNTAVDQQTNGKSIDSVTVGNISYNKVEKSIAILNVFVNFIQETMPQSNIIILTNPSSKLPVERDRLTILPIQGDYSREMLMLQRIRSYIVFLETRAAEHSKWKGLVNHYIFTDSDIAVVDDLGQIFNDHPDFHVALTFRNNKEQPLNSGFIAVRGTPEGILRAKSFLEEVLKAYTSKFMKASRMLGDQLALAWVVKSYASFDVRRFSRKQAFVDQISGASVLFLLCSIYNWTPPEGAGQFHGMPLDVKVVHFKGSRKRLMLESWNFLKSTSSSDIANMLCLILRSGRTKYDF, encoded by the exons ATGCTAGGAAAGAGAGTATGCAGTGGATGGCGCCCCTTTCTTGTTCTATGTTTGTCTCTCTTTATTGTTTTTCTTCATATCATGTCAG TTTTAGAACTACGGCAGCATTCTGCTGCAGAAGTTCCACAAAGGAAACAATACAAGAAGTTTGATCATCTGGTTTTTGGACCTGCTGCGGGCGAAGGGTTGTCTGATCGGCTACAGTGCAAAG GAAACAAAGCTCTCACCAATACATATTTTGGAGCATCTTCTAAAAATTTGAAGGCTGGAAGCAATATTTCCATCGTCACCGTGTTTGCCACATATAATACTGCTGTTGATCAGCAGACAAATGGCAAATCAATAGACAGTGTTACGGTTGGGAACATTTCCTACAACAAGGTGGAAAAGTCAATTGCCATCTTGAATGTCTTCGTTAATTTCATTCAG GAGACCATGCCTCAAAGCAACATCATCATCCTTACTAATCCATCATCCAAACTCCCAGTGGAAAGAGATAGACTGACCATTCTGCCCATTCAAGGTGATTATTCACGAGAAATGTTGATGCTACAAAGAATCAGGTCTTACATT GTCTTTCTAGAAACTCGAGCTGCGGAGCATTCAAAATGGAAGGGCCTAGTTAATCATTACATCTTTACCGACTCAGATATAGCAGTGGTTGATGATTTGGGGCAGATATTTAATGATCACCCTGATTTTCATGTGGCTCTAACATTCCGTAACAACAAAGAGCAACCCCTGAATTCAGGATTTATAGCAGTGAGGGGCACTCCTGAGGGAATTTtaag AGCAAAGTCTTTCTTGGAAGAAGTACTAAAAGCGTACACGTCAAAGTTCATGAAAGCTTCCAGAATGCTCGGGGATCAATTAGCTCTTGCCTGGGTTGTAAAATCTTATGCTTCCTTTGATGTACGAAGGTTTTCTAGAAAACAAGCATTTGTGGACCAAATCAGTGGCGCTTCAGTACTATTTTTGCTGTGTTCAATTTATAACTGGACACCACCAGAGGGTGCCGGTCAATTTCACGGGATGCCCTTGGATGTTAAG GTTGTGCATTTTAAGGGATCAAGAAAGAGACTTATGCTGGAGTCTTGGAACTTCTTAAAGTCAACGTCATCGTCGGACATTGCCAACATGTTATGCCTAATCTTAAGAAGTGGCAGGACAAAGTACGATTTCTAG